In Crassostrea angulata isolate pt1a10 chromosome 4, ASM2561291v2, whole genome shotgun sequence, one genomic interval encodes:
- the LOC128181827 gene encoding uncharacterized protein LOC128181827, which yields MKRERSSERKSKSSSKRHSIDVSSSHSDDRQWYDVLLELHIKSIHQLTSAINKSEDRRELPTVPQPTHTIEWLARTSFRHRPVRLNVPHVQQRKHTVPQQRKHKVARRRCVQHSQLDSSFVVY from the exons ATGAAAAGAGAGCGATCATCCGAAAGAAAGAGCAAGAGCTCGTCAAAGAGG caCAGCATAGATGTCTCCTCTAGTCATTCCGATGACAGACAGTGGTATGATGTGTTGCTGGAACTCCACATCAAATCTATT CACCAATTGACAAGTGCAATTAACAAGTCAGAAGACAGAAGGGAGTTGCCTACAGTCCCGCAACCCACCCACACG ATTGAGTGGCTAGCTCGCACTAGTTTCAGACATCGCCCTGTGCGTCTCAATGTGCCACATGTACAACAAAGGAAGCACACTGTGCCACAACAAAGGAAGCACAAGGTTGCTAGGAGACGGTGTGTGCAACATTCGCAGCTTGACTCCTCCTTCGTTGTCTACTGA
- the LOC128179982 gene encoding transcription factor AP-2-alpha-like — MNDALVYERDFADHHNVDGEIHHGRRYPQVTESSVMPAQAEYPPPYFPPPYSMSSQPPMDYHYNNSYAPMSDYQQQEQPSQQEYQAMHNIDRIHEYKMQDGGSNIHRPEPLMPGAVPISYPDHGMMSNGAQQELPSMNGNYPPMENYIPREMIGNFDAQSSKGMIVHEKTGRNDVDISAAAAPADVFCMVDGRLSLLSSTTKYKVTIAEIQRRLSPPECLNASLLGGVLRRAKSKNGGRCLREKLDKIGLSLPAGRRKAAQTTLMTSLVEGEAVRLARDYGYLCESEFPARKCAEYNCKKYQTPDPQESMARKNMVLATKQILKEFMDILNQDRSPIGNSRPQPILEPEIQGHLTNFSLITHGFGSPAIVASLAAVQTYLTEVLKVMDKSFVNDGSMPPSKKRKL; from the coding sequence ATGAATGACGCACTTGTCTACGAGAGGGATTTTGCTGACCACCACAATGTTGATGGGGAGATTCACCATGGCCGGCGCTATCCCCAAGTCACAGAGTCCTCTGTCATGCCTGCCCAGGCAGAGTACCCCCCTCCCTACTTTCCCCCACCCTACTCCATGTCATCTCAGCCCCCCATGGACTACCACTACAACAACTCCTACGCCCCAATGTCTGACTACCAGCAGCAGGAACAGCCTTCTCAGCAGGAATACCAGGCCATGCACAACATTGACAGAATCCATGAGTACAAGATGCAGGATGGTGGATCCAATATACACAGACCAGAGCCATTGATGCCAGGAGCGGTGCCCATCAGCTACCCTGACCATGGTATGATGAGCAATGGAGCCCAGCAAGAACTGCCTTCAATGAATGGAAACTACCCACCTATGGAGAATTACATTCCAAGAGAGATGATTGGGAACTTTGATGCACAGTCCTCCAAAGGCATGATTGTCCATGAGAAGACTGGTCGTAATGATGTGGACATTTCTGCTGCTGCTGCTCCAGCCGATGTCTTCTGCATGGTGGATGGAAGACTCTCCCTCCTCAGCAGTACCACCAAGTACAAAGTCACCATTGCAGAAATACAGAGAAGATTGTCTCCCCCTGAGTGCCTGAATGCTTCACTGTTGGGAGGAGTTCTTAGAAGAGCCAAGTCCAAGAATGGAGGAAGATGTTTGAGGGAGAAGTTGGACAAGATTGGACTGAGTCTTCCTGCTGGAAGAAGGAAGGCCGCCCAGACAACTCTGATGACTTCTTTGGTGGAAGGTGAGGCTGTCCGGCTAGCAAGAGATTACGGATATCTGTGCGAGTCCGAATTCCCTGCCAGGAAGTGTGCCGAGTACAACTGCAAGAAATATCAGACCCCAGACCCCCAGGAAAGTATGGCACGCAAGAACATGGTGTTGGCTACCAAGCAAATCCTTAAAGAGTTCATGGATATTCTTAACCAAGACCGCTCTCCCATTGGAAACTCAAGACCCCAGCCAATCCTTGAGCCAGAGATTCAAGGCCACCTGACCAACTTCAGTCTGATCACCCACGGATTTGGATCCCCAGCCATTGTTGCCTCCCTTGCTGCAGTGCAGACCTACCTGACAGAAGTCTTGAAGGTCATGGACAAGTCCTTTGTCAACGATGGATCCATGCCTCCCTCCAAGAAGAGGAAGCTGTGA
- the LOC128181930 gene encoding uncharacterized protein LOC128181930, with protein MHINIISQMWLWKTSLVSDHSKMESQSDSRSGPVFNMENGPITEGQEFQRSDDKRSNGIGNGEMQRRIKNIPVLEERRLLALERHIKRKRRRRPYVKKMKSSEKIEHLDKTIGAPNGRMSGDPGAFDLKDEVVQALEGNGKEDWSQNETEGTGMAVSEKDEEKPNGQTENSVVQSPKINVEEDESQGVQFDKLVEYLLDEVKSEIIKKVEEGLKSQREANQSMVEDERHIKKDEGAGMEVKQENEENFSPVKEVNTSSSKNARHVDDEGWKKERENFRDEGHTDLERANNSENKIVDLGDEKAEQSFNISCTGSKEPKPKDPELEAVETNQLLEEEGGIEKTGFNIVLDDDDEDDDDDGFMPRKLFFFSFSEFKKEEASA; from the exons atgCACATAAACATCATATCTCAGATGTGGTTATGGAAGACATCTCTCGTTTCAGATCACAGTAAAATGGAGTCACAGTCAGATTCTAGAAGTGGTCCAGTTTTCAATATG GAAAACGGTCCAATCACAGAAGGCCAGGAGTTTCAACGTTCAGATGACAAGAGATCAAATGGAATCGGAAATGGAGAAATGCAACGTCGAATTAAGAATATTCCTGTATTAGAGGAAAGAAGACtccttgcgctagaaaggcacATCAAGCGTAAACGGAGGAGACGGCCGTACGTAAAAAAGATGAAGAGTTCGGAGAAGATTGAGCATCTTGACAAAACCATTGGGGCTCCAAATGGAAGAATGTCAGGCGACCCTGGGGCGTTTGATTTAAAGGACGAGGTGGTACAAGCATTAGAAGGGAACGGGAAAGAAGATTGGAGTCAGAATGAGACTGAGGGTACTGGGATGGCAGTTTCAGAGAAAGATGAGGAGAAGCCAAATGGTCAGACTGAGAATTCTGTGGTTCAATCACCAAAGATAAATGTTGAAGAAGACGAGTCACAGGGTGTACAATTTGATAAGTTGGTTGAATACTTACTTGACGAAGTAAAGtcagaaataataaagaaaGTTGAAGAAGGATTAAAGAGTCAGCGAGAAGCGAACCAGTCGATGGTTGAAGATGAACGTCATATCAAAAAGGATGAAGGGGCTGGTATGGAGGTGAAGCAAGAAAACGAAGAAAATTTCAGTCCCGTGAAAGAAGTAAATACTTCGTCGTCTAAAAATGCTAGGCACGTGGACGATGAAGGCTggaagaaagagagagaaaactTTCGAGATGAAGGGCATACAGATTTGGAAAGAGCGAATAACagtgaaaacaaaattgttgaTCTCGG AGATGAAAAAGCCGAACAAAGTTTCAACATATCATGTACTGGATCAAAGGAGCCGAAACCAAAAGATCCTGAATTGGAAGCCGTAGAAACCAATCAGCTCTTAGAAGAAGAAGGAGGGATTGAAAAGACCGGTTTCAAT attgtcctcgatgacgatgatgaagatgatgacgATGATGGCTTCATGCCgagaaaattgtttttcttcagCTTTTCCGAATTCAAG AAAGAAGAGGCCTCCGCATGA
- the LOC128181689 gene encoding mannosyl-oligosaccharide glucosidase-like, with protein MTRKHKNDHHHSHRETKAVQRKRNKSENEHDVEAKLNGPAIKPKPRHKKPLDQSQQRKMAWIILFVLAVILGATVYIRYQIHLQELVITPLNVPKMIAENASSAKVTPEKFWGTYRSNLYFGLKTRSPTSPVVGLMWLEQARTMPPPIRHWCSQDDRLHQYGWLKHDGVNFGIQDIVEQNFNITTSYVKRQGGEHGGDWTARITAIPKDVNRPVILSLMFYVALDGQGSLTPNIMKNRMDSIDGQSLELGNFKLSFPKAKDGKGTKYHHLISYASRLDRLKDLLQNSLQTDSFNKERTIPFFALAGRLVPRDSPDPNFMVHQITAQLPLEMEVVFESGSHSARHESLQGDLYSHKLAKFAKDFDNKFSEVFDIDKKGYNAAEIDFAKAALSNMIGSIGYFYGSSLVKSKYNKEPIYYWPAPLYSAVPSRSFFPRGFLWDEGFHNLLISQWDPEISKDIIAHWLDLLNAEGWIPREQILGAEARARVPDEFVVQRNENANPPTLFLPLQRLIKDMITSLDPKDKQFLTAVFPRLQKWFSWFNTTQVGNEPLTYYWRGRDEKTIKELNPKTLTSGLDDYPRASHPNSKERHLDLRCWMALASGILADIAKTLEQDSKEYEATHQVLTDNTLLDKLHWSPKKERYCDYGLHSNRIILKKPMPPKNIQPGQPYDQDKIRDVKTEPKMQFVESFGYVSLFPFMLKIVEPNSLKLYKILNDLTNTDLLWTNYGLRSLARNAPQYQKRNTEHDPPYWRGAIWINMNYLTLGALHHYSNTAGPYQHLAQGIYKDLRANIVNNIIKEYYRTGYIYEQYNDKTGEGKGSHPFTGWSALVVLIMAEKY; from the exons ATGACACGAAAACATAAAAATGATCACCACCACAGTCATCGTGAAACAAAGGCAGTCCAAAGAAAGAGAAATAAATCGGAAAACGAACACGACGTCGAAGCTAAGTTAAATGGACCGGCGATCAAACCAAAACCCAGGCACAAAAAGCCACTCGACCAGTCGCAGCAGAGAAAAATGGCATGGATTATACTGTTTGTATTAGCAGTAATTTTAGGAGCAACTGTCTACATACGCTATCAAATTCATCTTCAGGAGTTGGTGATTACTCCACTTAATGTTCCTAAAATGATAGCTGAAAACGCGTCATCTGCAAAAGTGACGCCAGAAAAATTCTGGGGAACCTATCGATCAAATCTGTATTTTGGCTTGAAAACACGGTCTCCAACTTCTCCAGTAGTTGGCTTAATGTGGTTAGAACAAGCGAGAACTATGCCTCCCCCAATCCGACACTGGTGTAGTCAAGATGATAGATTACATCAATATGGTTGGCTCAAACATGATGGAGTTAACTTTGGCATCCAAGATATTGTAGAGCAAAATTTCAATATAACAACATCTTATGTAAAGAGACAAGGAGGGGAACATGGCGGTGATTGGACAGCTCGAATTACAGCTATCCCCAAA gatGTCAACAGGCCTGTTATACTGTCTCTCATGTTTTACGTGGCATTGGATGGTCAAGGCTCTTTAACACCAAACATTATGAAAAATAGAATGGACTCTATTGATGGACAATCACTAGAACTGGGCAACTTCAAGTTGTCATTTCCCAAAGCTAAGGATGGTAAAGGAACAAAATACCACCATCTAATTTCATATGCTTCTAGACTTGACAGGCTCAAAGACCTGTTACAGAATTCTCTGCAGACTGACAGCTTTAATAAAGAAAGGACAATTCCATTCTTTGCTTTAGCAGGACGTCTTGTTCCGAGAGATAGTCCAGATCCAAATTTCATGGTTCATCAAATCACAGCACAGCTACCATTAGAAATGGAAGTTGTGTTTGAATCAGGAAGCCATAGTGCTCGACATGAATCTCTCCAGGGCGATTTATACTCCCACAAACTAGCAAAATTTGCTAAAGATTTCGATAATAAATTTTCTGAAGtatttgatattgataaaaaaggtTATAATGCAGCGGAAATTGATTTTGCAAAAGCTGCCCTGAGTAACATGATTGGCAGCATAGGATATTTCTATGGCTCTTCACTTGTGAAGTCAAAGTACAACAAAGAACCAATTTATTATTGGCCTGCCCCTTTATACTCAGCAGTCCCTTCCAGATCCTTCTTTCCAAGAGGATTTCTTTGGGATGAAGGTTTTCACAATCTTCTGATCAGCCAGTGGGATCCTGAAATATCAAAGGACATTATTGCACACTGGTTAGACTTGCTCAATGCCGAGGGCTGGATCCCTCGAGAACAAATTCTGGGAGCAGAGGCCAGGGCCCGAGTTCCTGATGAATTTGTCGTACAAAGAAATGAGAATGCTAATCCCCCTACTTTGTTCTTGCCCCTTCAGCGTTTGATTAAAGACATGATAACAAGCCTTGATCCAAAAGACAAGCAGTTCTTAACGGCAGTGTTTCCAAGACTGCAGAAATGGTTCAGTTGGTTCAACACAACACAAGTGGGAAATGAGCCTCTTACCTACTACTGGAGAGGGAGGGATGAGAAAACAATTAAAGAGTTAAATCCTAAGACTCTGACTTCAGGTCTTGACGATTACCCCCGGGCTTCTCATCCAAACTCAAAAGAGAGACATCTGGATTTGAGATGTTGGATGGCGCTGGCATCAGGGATTCTAGCAGACATTGCTAAGACACTTGAACAGGATTCAAAAGAGTATGAGGCCACGCATCAAGTTCTGACagacaatactttattagacaAGTTGCATTGGTCTCCAAAGAAGGAACGCTATTGTGATTATGGACTTCATTCTAACAGAATCATTTTAAAGAAACCCAtgcctcccaaaaatatacAACCAGGACAACCATATGACCAAGACAAGATAAGAGATGTGAAAACAGAACCGAAGATGCAGTTTGTGGAGTCTTTTGGATATGTTTCTTTGTTTCCATTCATGCTGAAGATTGTAGAACCCAACTCTCTAAAACTGTATAAAATCTTAAATGATCTCACCAATACAGATTTACTATGGACCAACTATGGACTTCGGTCTTTGGCAAGAAATGCGCCACAGTATCAGAAACGGAACACTGAGCATGACCCTCCATACTGGAGAGGGGCCATCTGGATAAACATGAACTATCTCACCCTTGGTGCCCTACATCACTACTCCAACACAGCCGGCCCATATCAGCATCTAGCTCAGGGCATATACAAGGATTTACGTGCAAATAtagtaaataatataattaaggAATATTATAGAACAGGTTATATTTATGAACAGTACAATGATAAAACTGGTGAAGGGAAAGGCAGCCATCCCTTTACTGGGTGGTCAGCTCTGGTTGTACTCATCATGGCAGAAAAATATTAG